The nucleotide window AGCACACTGGAAGGATGTGCGTCGCTGGGACTGTCTTCAATCTGCACCTCATGACGGCCTCTCAGATAGATGCCGCTGTTGCTGCCTTTCTGATATCTGAACTCAGCATGCAGCTTGAAGTCCGTAAAGGTCTGTTCGGAGATCAGGTTGGCGCCGGAATGCGGGCTGGTGAGAACACCATCTTTTACTATCCACTGGTTCTTATCGTTGCTGGGTTTCCAGCCGCTGAGGTCTTTGCCGTTAAACAGGTTAATCGGTTTGCCCCATATCGGTGCGCTGGTCCTTTTCAGATAGGGCGCTTTTACCCCTTTCCAGTTGTATTTTTTACCCTCGCTGGTGGTCATAGTACCCTGAATACCGGCATCGGTCAGTTCGCCTTCAATGACGAAGTCCTGGTTGCCGCTTTCCCACTGGGGCGGAATCGAAAAGCTGAATTTGCCGTTGTCAAAGTTCACTTTGGCTACCGGACGGGCAGAGCCGGAAGTACCTACAAAATAACCCACCAGGGTACGAAATCCTGACAGCTTTACTTCCAGCCAGGAAGGTGCGGATTTGCCGTTTTCATCAATCGTGATGTCCCAGCGCCCGATCAGGGCTTTGGGATCAGCAGTGGTCTGCGTGGTGCCGGGAAGTGTCCGGCCGGTTGAAAATACAGGGGCCGTGGTGCCCAATGTCAATAAACAACTCATTCCAAATACCAGGATGTTTCTGCGCATATGTATCATGTTTTTCTGCTACTATAAGCATGTTGAGAGAAAACAAGATAAAAGCTTATTTACTGTTATACAAATAATAAAAAAGAATAATATTTTTACTGCGATTTTTTACTATTCTGTTTTAGGGAGATGATCAAACTTTGCCCTGACAAATGTTTTTTTATGCAGCAGTGGACTGTCAGAGCGCAGGCAGCATGCTTATGCTGCTTTGCTGACGATTGCGCTGATGCATGGCCTTTTATCCTACCGCAAACACAGACGGCTGATGTGTTTCTGCTGTCCAATTAAGCCTGAAAAGCCCTATCTTTAAAAGGATACAACTATAACCACTACCTTATGGTCGTTACTTATGCGAGCCCGCCAGCGCCGCCATTACAACGTTTTATCAAACGTTATTGTCTCAGAGAGATAGATACAGCTGGGGCAGACCTGCTCAAACCTCTTTTTGCAGATGATAACTCCATCCTGGCATTGTCACTCACGGACACGCCTGTATGGTATCATACACCCGCTGCCTCAAGACTGGTGGACCTGAGAGACCGGCACCTGTTTGGGTTACAGACGGCTTTTAATGGTTATCAGGTCTTTAATGGCAAATACAAACTGTTGTGTATTGAGTTTAATGCCAATGGTTTTTTTTCGCTCTTTCATGTGCCGATGACGTATGTGAGGAATAACCTGTGGCGTTTTGATGATGTGGTAGGGCAGAATTTTTTTTACCTGAGTGAGCAGTTATATGGGATGCAGGATTTTTTGGAGATAGTATCGCTCATGGATACGTTTTTTATGCAGGCATTCACCTGTACAAAGGCACCTGGTAAATATACCGCGCAGATAGCCTGGGCTTATCGTCAGCTGGTGGGCAATTACGCAACAGAGGTTAGTTCGCTGGCCGGGATGGTGAATATGAGTCTGCGGAATTTCGAGCAACAGTTTACAGCGCAGATAGGGATGACCCCTGTATTGTTGAAGAGAATCAAAAGATTTCACGGCGCTGTGGCGTTGAAAGCACAAAACCCTGATCAGTCATGGACTTCCATCGCCTATGACTGTAATTATTTTGATCAGATGCACCTGATCAAGGATTTTAAAGTGTTCAGTAGTATGTCACCGAAAACTTTTTTCCGGCAGATGCCACCGCCACAAGAGCGGGTGGTATTGGTCGGATAATCCCTCCTTATTTACTTCACTACAAACTGCAGGCGTTTGCTGAATACACCCATGGTGGAAACGCCTTGTACTACACAAACAAATACGCCGGGGAGATCATCTGAGCGGAAGGAGAAACTGGCGTGACCTTCCTTGTCGGTGTTGATCAGATAGTTCCAGTACAAGGTGGTGTTATAGTCCGGTATGGCGGAAGTGTCTGATGCTATTCTGAATTCCGGTGGCTGGTATACCGGTTTTACTTTTTTTACATAGCCTGGTTCCTGTCCGTGAGGGGGCAGTTTTGCTTTGGCGGCAGCTGTTTTGGGGGCTGGTACCGGATGTATCTCCATTTCTTCGCGGGTAAATATTGTGCTGTCTTCCATGTCTGCAAGGGCATAGGTGTAGTTGACCTGTGCCAGCTGATGGTTGATTCTTTCTATATCATTCAGAAAATTTATTTTAAACTCAGATTGATTGCCTTTCACGATGCTGAGAATCACGTCTGGCTGTCCGGGGTTAC belongs to Chitinophaga sp. HK235 and includes:
- a CDS encoding AraC family transcriptional regulator, producing the protein MVVTYASPPAPPLQRFIKRYCLREIDTAGADLLKPLFADDNSILALSLTDTPVWYHTPAASRLVDLRDRHLFGLQTAFNGYQVFNGKYKLLCIEFNANGFFSLFHVPMTYVRNNLWRFDDVVGQNFFYLSEQLYGMQDFLEIVSLMDTFFMQAFTCTKAPGKYTAQIAWAYRQLVGNYATEVSSLAGMVNMSLRNFEQQFTAQIGMTPVLLKRIKRFHGAVALKAQNPDQSWTSIAYDCNYFDQMHLIKDFKVFSSMSPKTFFRQMPPPQERVVLVG
- a CDS encoding DUF1080 domain-containing protein, which encodes MRRNILVFGMSCLLTLGTTAPVFSTGRTLPGTTQTTADPKALIGRWDITIDENGKSAPSWLEVKLSGFRTLVGYFVGTSGSARPVAKVNFDNGKFSFSIPPQWESGNQDFVIEGELTDAGIQGTMTTSEGKKYNWKGVKAPYLKRTSAPIWGKPINLFNGKDLSGWKPSNDKNQWIVKDGVLTSPHSGANLISEQTFTDFKLHAEFRYQKGSNSGIYLRGRHEVQIEDSPSDAHPSSVLFSGIYGFLTPSEIAALGPDRWQTYDITLIGRMVTVVVNGKTVISNQEIPGITGGALDSREGEPGPIYIQGDHGPIEFRKLVITPAK